A part of Fervidobacterium thailandense genomic DNA contains:
- the murA gene encoding UDP-N-acetylglucosamine 1-carboxyvinyltransferase has product MGSIVVSKSVLSGEVEVSGAKNSALPLLAATILTDEEVILNKVPHLADVETMFDILRTLGKKVQYDRDSGVARVSGAVDKAHVPYDLVRKMRASFNVMGPLTVMLGEASTPLPGGCAIGVRPVDYHIEGLKKLGFEIFFEHGEIRARVGKKDEFVVVHLPFPSVGATEHIMSVATLLPGTTVIENAAMEPEIVDLQDLLNKMGARVRGAGTSKIIVEGVEKLHGCEHTIIPDRIEAGTYAIAILSTGGEGQVKNVVPEHLDALWSVLERSGAYVKRGTNYVYVKSPGKWHACDVNVLPYPGFPTDLQPQIVVYLSTAQGTSTVTENVFKTRFAHVAELVRMGANMKLKDNTLIIEGVEKLQGATVMGTDLRATAALVIAGFVAEGSTEVTQVEHIFRGYERVIEKFRGLGGVLEYRPGGVPEI; this is encoded by the coding sequence ATGGGTAGCATTGTTGTGTCAAAGAGTGTTTTATCCGGTGAAGTGGAAGTCTCCGGTGCGAAGAACTCCGCACTGCCACTTTTGGCAGCCACCATACTAACGGACGAGGAAGTCATTTTAAACAAAGTCCCGCATTTAGCCGATGTGGAAACGATGTTCGACATCCTCAGAACTTTGGGTAAGAAAGTGCAGTACGACAGAGATTCCGGGGTTGCCCGGGTTTCCGGTGCCGTGGATAAGGCACACGTACCCTACGATTTGGTGCGGAAAATGCGTGCCTCGTTCAACGTGATGGGGCCACTGACGGTGATGCTTGGTGAGGCGAGCACGCCACTTCCCGGTGGTTGCGCCATTGGGGTTAGGCCTGTTGACTACCACATCGAGGGACTTAAAAAATTGGGCTTTGAGATTTTCTTCGAGCACGGTGAAATCAGGGCTCGAGTTGGAAAGAAGGATGAGTTTGTCGTCGTTCATCTACCGTTTCCGAGTGTTGGCGCCACCGAGCACATCATGAGCGTGGCGACGTTGCTGCCAGGAACGACCGTCATCGAAAATGCGGCGATGGAACCCGAAATAGTGGATTTGCAGGATTTGCTCAACAAAATGGGTGCAAGAGTTCGGGGAGCTGGTACGAGTAAAATAATCGTTGAAGGAGTTGAAAAGCTTCACGGGTGTGAGCATACCATCATTCCGGACAGGATAGAGGCCGGAACCTACGCCATAGCGATCCTTTCCACAGGCGGTGAGGGACAAGTAAAGAACGTCGTTCCAGAACACCTTGACGCGCTGTGGTCGGTGCTCGAACGCTCAGGTGCTTACGTCAAGAGGGGAACGAACTACGTATACGTAAAATCACCCGGCAAATGGCATGCGTGCGATGTGAACGTCCTGCCTTATCCAGGATTTCCAACCGATTTGCAACCGCAAATCGTTGTTTACCTCTCAACAGCGCAGGGTACAAGTACTGTAACGGAAAACGTCTTCAAAACGAGGTTTGCACACGTTGCCGAGCTTGTTAGAATGGGAGCGAACATGAAGTTGAAAGACAACACGTTGATAATCGAAGGGGTCGAAAAACTACAGGGAGCCACCGTGATGGGTACGGATCTCAGGGCAACGGCCGCACTCGTGATCGCCGGTTTTGTCGCCGAAGGTTCGACAGAGGTTACCCAGGTGGAACACATCTTCAGAGGATACGAGAGGGTTATAGAAAAGTTCAGGGGGCTGGGAGGTGTTCTCGAGTACAGGCCCGGAGGTGTGCCAGAAATTTGA